The following coding sequences are from one Hyalangium minutum window:
- a CDS encoding metallophosphoesterase, translating into MTRAPPDPSKARHPVAYLSDVEGIWEKLVSFCQDNPHVSLEEGERLQVQPGATFVFGGDAIDRGPAGRRVVRVLLEAWRRQPSQVVLLAGNRDINKLRLVRELRGHPPPRMPLEVREASRPAQLRWIFENSMGARGAFAFRHAELASTGASVSDEEVVDSFLEDLGPGGLLRDYLFACRLVHRIGNTLFVHGGVHEQSVGRVPSREPVRDVDAWGEALNHWYAEQLEAFAEHRLDSEGTPVWQALIAYQAPTPGERMNKGSVVYGRMADEHNHPTLPAQPLRDTLRRVGIHRVVVGHTPSGDSPSVVRAEGFELICADNSYGRVEGASQLFIRDDSVYVQGRARLDGGQLEHVRFQLALEDDASWIGRQVVDTGQLVKGPLESGSWLLFRALPQQRVEQLSLAPDALAERSLGLARTGP; encoded by the coding sequence ATGACGCGCGCCCCCCCGGACCCCAGCAAGGCCCGCCACCCCGTGGCCTACCTCTCGGACGTCGAGGGCATCTGGGAGAAGCTCGTCAGCTTCTGCCAGGACAACCCGCACGTCTCTCTCGAGGAGGGGGAGCGGCTCCAGGTCCAGCCGGGCGCCACGTTCGTGTTCGGCGGGGACGCCATCGACCGGGGGCCCGCCGGGCGCCGGGTGGTGCGGGTGCTGCTGGAGGCATGGCGGCGGCAGCCCTCGCAGGTCGTGCTGCTCGCGGGCAACCGGGACATCAACAAGCTGCGCCTGGTGCGCGAGCTGAGAGGACACCCGCCTCCCCGGATGCCTCTCGAGGTGCGCGAGGCCTCCCGTCCCGCGCAGCTGCGGTGGATCTTCGAGAACTCCATGGGCGCACGCGGGGCCTTCGCGTTCCGCCACGCGGAGCTGGCCAGCACGGGCGCCTCCGTCAGTGACGAGGAGGTGGTGGACAGCTTCCTGGAGGACCTGGGCCCTGGAGGACTGCTGCGCGACTACCTCTTCGCGTGCCGGCTGGTGCACCGCATCGGCAACACGCTCTTTGTCCACGGTGGGGTGCACGAGCAGAGCGTGGGGCGGGTGCCCTCGCGCGAGCCGGTGCGGGACGTGGACGCCTGGGGCGAGGCCCTCAACCACTGGTACGCGGAACAGCTCGAGGCCTTCGCCGAGCACCGCCTCGATTCGGAGGGCACGCCCGTCTGGCAGGCGCTCATCGCCTACCAGGCGCCCACTCCCGGCGAGCGCATGAACAAAGGCAGCGTGGTGTACGGCCGCATGGCCGACGAGCACAACCATCCCACGCTGCCCGCTCAGCCCTTGAGGGACACGCTGCGCCGCGTGGGCATCCACCGCGTCGTGGTGGGCCACACGCCGAGCGGGGACAGCCCCTCGGTGGTGCGCGCCGAGGGCTTCGAGCTCATCTGCGCGGACAACTCCTATGGCCGCGTCGAGGGCGCCTCGCAGCTCTTCATCCGGGACGACAGCGTGTACGTGCAGGGCCGCGCCAGGTTGGACGGCGGGCAGCTGGAGCACGTCCGCTTCCAGCTCGCGCTGGAGGATGACGCCTCGTGGATCGGCCGGCAGGTGGTGGACACCGGCCAGCTGGTGAAGGGACCGCTGGAGAGCGGGAGCTGGCTGCTGTTCCGGGCCCTGCCGCAGCAGCGCGTCGAGCAGCTCTCGCTCGCCCCGGATGCGCTCGCGGAGCGGAGCCTGGGCCTGGCGCGGACCGGACCCTGA